The proteins below come from a single Cottoperca gobio chromosome 11, fCotGob3.1, whole genome shotgun sequence genomic window:
- the yrk gene encoding tyrosine-protein kinase Fgr isoform X2 has protein sequence MGCACCKQKKSTKVTVSTAVDVTDLSPSNADGGLSAALNQGRYCPDPTQTIPDFNRGFSSGIIFPNTNTNQRPGGGGVTLFIALYDYDARTEDDLTFQKGEKFQIINNTEGDWWEARSLDTGHSGYIPSNYVAPVDSIQAEEWYFGKMGRKDAERQLLGHGNQRGTFLIRESETTKGAYSLSIRDWDDNKGDHVKHYKIRKLDNGGYYITTRSQFDTVQQLVEHYTGTNDGLCYYLTKPCQNATPLTMGLGRDAWEVLRETLSMQRKLGQGCFGDVWMGMWNGTTKVAVKTLKPGTMSPEAFLEEAQIMKRLRHDKLVQLYAVVSEEPIYIITEFMSQGSLLDFLKDGEGQSLKLPQLVDMAAQIAAGMAYIERMNYIHRDLRAANILVGENLVCKIADFGLARLIEDNEYTARQGAKFPIKWTAPEAALYGRFTIKSDVWSFGILLTELITKGRVPYPGMNNREVLEQVERGYRMPCAPGSPASLHELMVQCWRREADERHTFEYLQSFLEDYFTATEPQYQPGENL, from the exons ATGGGGTGTGCCTGTTGCAAGCAGAAGAAGTCCACCAAAGTAACAGTATCAACAGCAGTTGATGTTACAGATCTGTCTCCTAGCAACGCAGATGGAGGGTTGTCCGCGGCCTTGAATCAGGGCCGTTATTGTCCCGACCCCACTCAGACCATCCCAGACTTCAACAGAGGCTTTTCATCCGGCATCATCTTCCCTAACACCAACACAAACCAGCGGCCTGGAG gtgGTGGAGTCACTCTCTTTATAGCTCTGTATGACTACGACGCTCGCACTGAAGATGACCTTACTTTTCAGAAAGGAGAAAAATTCCAGATTATCAACAACAC aGAGGGTGACTGGTGGGAGGCTCGCTCTTTGGACACAGGCCACTCAGGTTACATCCCCTCTAACTACGTAGCTCCTGTCGACTCCATACAGGCCGAAga GTGGTATTTTGGGAAGATGGGGAGGAAGGATGCAGAGAGACAGCTGCTGGGCCATGGCAACCAGAGAGGGACTTTCCTCATACGAGAGAGCGAGACCACCAAGG GTGCTTACTCTCTGTCTATCCGTGACTGGGACGACAACAAGGGAGACCACGTCAAGCATTATAAGATCCGTAAACTAGATAATGGTGGCTACTACATCACCACGAGATCACAGTTTGACACGGTGCAGCAGCTGGTAGAGCActacacag GCACTAATGATGGGCTGTGTTATTACCTGACCAAACCCTGTCAAAACGCCACCCCACTCACCATGGGCCTTGGGCGGGACGCCTGGGAGGTGCTCAGGGAAACGCTGTCCATGCAAAGGAAGCTGGGCCAGGGCTGCTTCGGGGACGTTTGGATGG GCATGTGGAACGGTACCACCAAGGTAGCTGTGAAGACTCTGAAGCCAGGGACCATGTCGCCCGAGGCCTTCCTGGAGGAGGCTCAGATAATGAAGAGACTCCGCCATGACAAGCTGGTGCAGCTCTACGCCGTCGTATCTGAGGAGCCCATCTACATTATCACTGAGTTCATGAGCCAAG GAAGTTTGTTGGACTTCTTAAAAGACGGGGAGGGGCAGAGTCTTAAATTGCCTCAGCTGGTGGACATGGCTGCACAG ATTGCAGCTGGAATGGCGTACATCGAGAGGATGAACTACATCCACCGTGACCTGCGAGCAGCTAACATCCTTGTTGGAGAAAATCTGGTGTGCAAGATCGCTGACTTTGGCCTGGCGAGGCTCATCGAGGACAACGAGTACACAGCCAGACAAG GGGCGAAGTTCCCCATCAAGTGGACGGCTCCAGAAGCTGCTTTGTATGGACGCTTTACCATCAAGTCAGATGTCTGGAGCTTTGGCATCCTACTAACTGAACTCATCACGAAGGGGCGGGTGCCTTACCCAG GCATGAACAACCGTGAAGTGTTGGAGCAGGTGGAGCGGGGCTACAGGATGCCCTGTGCCCCGGGCAGCCCCGCCTCGCTCCATGAACTGATGGTGCAGTGCTGGAGGCGTGAGGCCGATGAGAGGCACACTTTTGAGTACCTGCAGTCCTTCCTGGAGGATTACTTCACCGCCACAGAGCCGCAGTACCAGCCCGGAGAAAACCTGTGA
- the sesn2 gene encoding sestrin-2 isoform X2, protein MSEQGVEVPRALASGPSAFIPAKEMLKEGPDQDILIESFLSLGRVDHITMVMALHPAYLSCFLRTQHALLEMDGPLPRHWRHYIAVMAAARHHCSYPVQQHSAGFLEAGGEESWLSGLQHAPTKLRSLQTLNKLLAHRPWLITQQHIQELVCPGAEPRWSLAELIHAVVLMAHAHSLCSFVWGCGLNPEPDHIGGYTFQLPSPSHLPRSPCSPHSPHSPAHEDGRQELVDGAMEVEMLMQRMVELQQQEEECTQEEMVTRFERERSESIPTAVVRGAPPDLVLRLVEDPEFRYEDFAPRGEQAPPTMRAQDYSWEDHGFSLVNRLLPDMGQLLDEKFQVVSNLTYNRMAMHEGVDTYTLRKALWNYIHCLYGIRYDDYDYGSVNVLLERSLKVFVKTMACYPEQTTARVYHAFWRHFRHSEKVHANLIVMEARLQAALLYTLRAITHYMR, encoded by the exons ATGTCG GAACAAGGCGTTGAAGTACCTCGGGCTCTGGCATCAGGTCCAAGTGCCTTTATTCCTGccaaagag ATGTTGAAAGAAGGGCCGGACCAGGACATCCTTATCGAATCTTTCCTTTCATTGGGTCGTGTGGACCACATCACCATGGTGATGGCGCTGCATCCCGCCTATCTCAGCTGCTTCCTGAGGACCCAGCATGCTTTGTTGGAGATGGACGGCCCCTTGCCCCGTCATTGGAGACATTACATTGCTGTTATG GCTGCGGCTCGACACCACTGCTCGTACCCGGTGCAGCAGCACAGCGCAGGCTTCCTGGAGgctggaggggaggagagcTGGCTGAGCGGCCTCCAGCACGCTCCCACTAAACTCCGCAGCCTGCAAACACTCAACAAGCTGCTGGCACACAGACCCTGGCtcatcacacagcagcacatacAG GAGCTGGTGTGTCCTGGAGCAGAGCCTCGCTGGTCATTGGCTGAACTCATACATGCGGTGGTTCTGATGGCACACGCTCACTCACTCTGCTCTTTTGTGTGGGGCTGCGGCTTAAACCCTGAGCCCGACCACATTGGAGGTTATACCTTTCAACTTCCATCACCCAGTCACCTTCCTCGCAGCCCTTGCAGCCCCCACAGCCCTCACAGCCCCGCTCATGAGGACGGCAGGCAAGAG TTGGTCGATGGAGCGATGGAGGTGGAGATGTTGATGCAAAGGATGGTGGAgttgcagcagcaggaggaggagtgcACACAGGAGGAGATGGTTACTCGCtttgagagggagaggagcgagagcaTACCAACCG CGGTGGTGCGGGGAGCGCCACCTGACCTGGTGCTGCGTCTGGTGGAGGATCCAGAGTTTAGATACGAGGACTTTGCCCCCAGAGGAGAGCAGGCACCACCCACCATGAGAGCCCAG GACTATTCATGGGAGGACCACGGCTTCTCTCTGGTCAACAGACTACTGCCAGACATGGGCCAGCTCCTGGATGAAAAATTCCAG GTTGTGAGCAACTTGACCTACAACAGGATGGCCATGCATGAAGGTGTGGACACTTACACTCTGAGAAAAGCTCTGTGGAACTACATCCACTGTCTGTACGGGATACG CTACGATGATTACGACTACGGCAGCGTGAACGTGCTGTTGGAGCGCTCTCTGAAGGTGTTTGTTAAAACCATGGCCTGTTACCCCGAGCAGACTACGGCACGCGTTTACCACGCCTTCTGGAGACACTTCAGACATTCTGAAAAG gttCATGCAAACCTAATAGTGATGGAAGCCCGGCTACAAGCAGCCCTTCTTTATACCTTACGAGCCATCACACACTACATGAGatga
- the sesn2 gene encoding sestrin-2 isoform X1 produces the protein MASNPAAGFTCQANGGNTPGRGSVYGDLRRNRSESECDVGQTVKSLARLCSRDEEERAAALEELCQGVLLCLELDRPGSARLSEQTLLHLLRLSRSCPLKEVRGRATELLRTAKEQGVEVPRALASGPSAFIPAKEMLKEGPDQDILIESFLSLGRVDHITMVMALHPAYLSCFLRTQHALLEMDGPLPRHWRHYIAVMAAARHHCSYPVQQHSAGFLEAGGEESWLSGLQHAPTKLRSLQTLNKLLAHRPWLITQQHIQELVCPGAEPRWSLAELIHAVVLMAHAHSLCSFVWGCGLNPEPDHIGGYTFQLPSPSHLPRSPCSPHSPHSPAHEDGRQELVDGAMEVEMLMQRMVELQQQEEECTQEEMVTRFERERSESIPTAVVRGAPPDLVLRLVEDPEFRYEDFAPRGEQAPPTMRAQDYSWEDHGFSLVNRLLPDMGQLLDEKFQVVSNLTYNRMAMHEGVDTYTLRKALWNYIHCLYGIRYDDYDYGSVNVLLERSLKVFVKTMACYPEQTTARVYHAFWRHFRHSEKVHANLIVMEARLQAALLYTLRAITHYMR, from the exons ATGGCCAGTAATCCCGCAGCAGGCTTCACCTGCCAGGCTAACGGAGGCAACACACCGGGACGAGGGTCTGTTTATGGGGACTTACGTCGCAACCGGTCCGAGTCAGAGTGCGATGTTGGCCAGACTGTCAAAAGCTTAGCACGGCTATGCAGCAGGGACGAAGAGGAGCGAGCAGCTGCTCTGGAGGAGCTCTGCCAAGGGGTGCTGTTGTGTTTGGAACTGGACCGGCCTGGTTCGGCACGGCTGAGTGAACAAACACTCCTACATCTACTTCGGCTGTCCCGGTCATGCCCACTAAAAGAGGTTCGGGGGAGAGCAACTGAGCTGCTGCGAACAGCAAAG GAACAAGGCGTTGAAGTACCTCGGGCTCTGGCATCAGGTCCAAGTGCCTTTATTCCTGccaaagag ATGTTGAAAGAAGGGCCGGACCAGGACATCCTTATCGAATCTTTCCTTTCATTGGGTCGTGTGGACCACATCACCATGGTGATGGCGCTGCATCCCGCCTATCTCAGCTGCTTCCTGAGGACCCAGCATGCTTTGTTGGAGATGGACGGCCCCTTGCCCCGTCATTGGAGACATTACATTGCTGTTATG GCTGCGGCTCGACACCACTGCTCGTACCCGGTGCAGCAGCACAGCGCAGGCTTCCTGGAGgctggaggggaggagagcTGGCTGAGCGGCCTCCAGCACGCTCCCACTAAACTCCGCAGCCTGCAAACACTCAACAAGCTGCTGGCACACAGACCCTGGCtcatcacacagcagcacatacAG GAGCTGGTGTGTCCTGGAGCAGAGCCTCGCTGGTCATTGGCTGAACTCATACATGCGGTGGTTCTGATGGCACACGCTCACTCACTCTGCTCTTTTGTGTGGGGCTGCGGCTTAAACCCTGAGCCCGACCACATTGGAGGTTATACCTTTCAACTTCCATCACCCAGTCACCTTCCTCGCAGCCCTTGCAGCCCCCACAGCCCTCACAGCCCCGCTCATGAGGACGGCAGGCAAGAG TTGGTCGATGGAGCGATGGAGGTGGAGATGTTGATGCAAAGGATGGTGGAgttgcagcagcaggaggaggagtgcACACAGGAGGAGATGGTTACTCGCtttgagagggagaggagcgagagcaTACCAACCG CGGTGGTGCGGGGAGCGCCACCTGACCTGGTGCTGCGTCTGGTGGAGGATCCAGAGTTTAGATACGAGGACTTTGCCCCCAGAGGAGAGCAGGCACCACCCACCATGAGAGCCCAG GACTATTCATGGGAGGACCACGGCTTCTCTCTGGTCAACAGACTACTGCCAGACATGGGCCAGCTCCTGGATGAAAAATTCCAG GTTGTGAGCAACTTGACCTACAACAGGATGGCCATGCATGAAGGTGTGGACACTTACACTCTGAGAAAAGCTCTGTGGAACTACATCCACTGTCTGTACGGGATACG CTACGATGATTACGACTACGGCAGCGTGAACGTGCTGTTGGAGCGCTCTCTGAAGGTGTTTGTTAAAACCATGGCCTGTTACCCCGAGCAGACTACGGCACGCGTTTACCACGCCTTCTGGAGACACTTCAGACATTCTGAAAAG gttCATGCAAACCTAATAGTGATGGAAGCCCGGCTACAAGCAGCCCTTCTTTATACCTTACGAGCCATCACACACTACATGAGatga
- the matn1 gene encoding cartilage matrix protein produces MTPTPLLFLLLLGLIGARATLDLRTAAAMAAGLCKTRPTDIVFIIDSSRSVRPAEFEQVKVFLAKVIEGLDVGPNATRVGVVNYASRVKNEVSLKTHRTKAGLIKAVTKIEPLSTGTMTGLSIQFALNVAFSESEGARVKSPDISKVAIIVTDGRPQDNVKDVAQRARDAGIEIFAIGVGRVDMSTLKQMASDPLDDHVDYVESYSVIEKLTKKFQEAFCVSDLCATGDHDCEQICISSPGSYKCACKDGFTLMDNGRSCSACSNSATDVVFLIDGSKSVRPENFELVKKWINQIVDKLDVSESKAHVGLVQYSSSVRQEFPLGRFNNKKDLKDAVKKMAYMERGTMTGQALRYLTDNSFSAGQGARPGVAKVGIVFTDGRSQDYIGEAAKKAKEHGFKMYAVGVGNAVEDELKEIASEPTGEHYFYTADFKAMTQIAKKLQINICQEDDPCECDSLVKFQKKVEDALQALTKKLDSMSKRIALLENKIV; encoded by the exons CGGCAGGTTTGTGCAAAACCCGTCCCACAGACATTGTGTTCATCATCGACAGCAGTCGGAGTGTTCGCCCTGCAGAGTTTGAGCAGGTCAAGGTGTTCCTGGCTAAGGTAATCGAGGGGCTGGATGTTGGACCCAACGCCACCCGTGTGGGAGTGGTCAACTACGCCAGCCGCGTCAAGAACGAG GTGTCTCTGAAGACGCACCGCACCAAAGCCGGTCTGATTAAGGCTGTGACCAAAATCGAGCCCCTTTCCACTGGAACAATGACTGGCCTGTCCATCCAGTTTGCCCTGAATGTGGCCTTCAGTGAGAGCGAGGGCGCTCGTGTCAAATCTCCTGATATCAGCAAG GTTGCCATTATTGTGACAGACGGGCGTCCCCAGGACAACGTGAAGGATGTGGCTCAGCGCGCACGGGATGCCGGTATTGAGATTTTTGCCATCGGTGTGGGACGTGTGGACATGAGCACCCTGAAGCAGATGGCCAGTGATCCTCTGGATGACCATGTGGACTACGTGGAGAGCTACAGCGTCATCGAGAAGCTCACCAAGAAGTTCCAGGAAGCTTTCTGTG tgtcggACCTGTGTGCCACCGGGGATCATGACTGTGAGCAGATATGCATCAGCTCCCCCGGATCATACAAGTGTGCCTGCAAAGATGGCTTTACCCTCATGGACAATGGTCGCAGCTGcagtg CTTGTAGCAACTCAGCGACAGACGTGGTGTTCCTGATCGATGGCTCTAAGAGCGTGCGTCCTGAGAACTTTGAGCTGGTCAAGAAGTGGATCAACCAGATCGTCGACAAACTGGATGTTTCTGAAAGCAAGGCTCACGTTGGACTGGTTCAGTACTCCAGCTCAGTCAGACAG GAGTTCCCCCTGGGCCGCTTCAACAACAAGAAAGACCTGAAGGATGCTGTGAAGAAGATGGCCTACATGGAGAGGGGAACCATGACAGGCCAGGCTCTCCGCTATCTGACCGACAACAGCTTCAGCGCCGGTCAGGGCGCCCGTCCCGGAGTTGCCAAGGTGGGCATTGTCTTCACTGACGGACGCAGTCAGGACTACATTGGAGAAGCCGCCAAGAAGGCCAAGGAGCacg GTTTCAAGATGTACGCTGTTGGAGTGGGCAATGCAGTGGAGGATGAGCTGAAAGAGATCGCCTCTGAGCCGACTGGAGAGCACTACTTCTACACCGCTGACTTCAAGGCTATGACCCAGATCGCTAAGAAGCTGCAGATTAACATCTGTCAAG AGGACGACCCTTGCGAATGTGACTCCCTCGTAAAGTTCCAAAAGAAAGTAGAAGACGCCCTTCAGGCactaacaaaaaaat TAGACAGTATGTCGAAGAGGATCGCCTTGTTGGAGAACAAAATCGTCTGA
- the yrk gene encoding tyrosine-protein kinase Fgr isoform X3 — MGCACCKQKKSTKVTVSTAVDVTDLSPSNADGGLSAALNQGRYCPDPTQTIPDFNRGFSSGIIFPNTNTNQRPGGGGVTLFIALYDYDARTEDDLTFQKGEKFQIINNTEGDWWEARSLDTGHSGYIPSNYVAPVDSIQAEEWYFGKMGRKDAERQLLGHGNQRGTFLIRESETTKGAYSLSIRDWDDNKGDHVKHYKIRKLDNGGYYITTRSQFDTVQQLVEHYTERAAGLCCRLIGNCKRGMPKLADLSVKTKDMWEIPRESLQLIKKLGNGQFGEVWMGTNDGLCYYLTKPCQNATPLTMGLGRDAWEVLRETLSMQRKLGQGCFGDVWMGMWNGTTKVAVKTLKPGTMSPEAFLEEAQIMKRLRHDKLVQLYAVVSEEPIYIITEFMSQGSLLDFLKDGEGQSLKLPQLVDMAAQIAAGMAYIERMNYIHRDLRAANILVGENLVCKIADFGLARLIEDNEYTARQGAKFPIKWTAPEAALYGRFTIKSDVWSFGILLTELITKGRVPYPGMNNREVLEQVERGYRMPCAPGSPASLHELMVQCWRREADERHTFEYLQSFLEDYFTATEPQYQPGENL, encoded by the exons ATGGGGTGTGCCTGTTGCAAGCAGAAGAAGTCCACCAAAGTAACAGTATCAACAGCAGTTGATGTTACAGATCTGTCTCCTAGCAACGCAGATGGAGGGTTGTCCGCGGCCTTGAATCAGGGCCGTTATTGTCCCGACCCCACTCAGACCATCCCAGACTTCAACAGAGGCTTTTCATCCGGCATCATCTTCCCTAACACCAACACAAACCAGCGGCCTGGAG gtgGTGGAGTCACTCTCTTTATAGCTCTGTATGACTACGACGCTCGCACTGAAGATGACCTTACTTTTCAGAAAGGAGAAAAATTCCAGATTATCAACAACAC aGAGGGTGACTGGTGGGAGGCTCGCTCTTTGGACACAGGCCACTCAGGTTACATCCCCTCTAACTACGTAGCTCCTGTCGACTCCATACAGGCCGAAga GTGGTATTTTGGGAAGATGGGGAGGAAGGATGCAGAGAGACAGCTGCTGGGCCATGGCAACCAGAGAGGGACTTTCCTCATACGAGAGAGCGAGACCACCAAGG GTGCTTACTCTCTGTCTATCCGTGACTGGGACGACAACAAGGGAGACCACGTCAAGCATTATAAGATCCGTAAACTAGATAATGGTGGCTACTACATCACCACGAGATCACAGTTTGACACGGTGCAGCAGCTGGTAGAGCActacacag agagaGCGGCGGGACTGTGCTGCCGTCTGATTGGCAACTGTAAGCGGGGCATGCCTAAGCTGGCCGACTTATCAGTGAAGACCAAGGATATGTGGGAGATTCCCCGCGAATCCCTCCAGCTGATTAAGAAACTGGGCAACGGCCAGTTTGGAGAAGTCTGGATGG GCACTAATGATGGGCTGTGTTATTACCTGACCAAACCCTGTCAAAACGCCACCCCACTCACCATGGGCCTTGGGCGGGACGCCTGGGAGGTGCTCAGGGAAACGCTGTCCATGCAAAGGAAGCTGGGCCAGGGCTGCTTCGGGGACGTTTGGATGG GCATGTGGAACGGTACCACCAAGGTAGCTGTGAAGACTCTGAAGCCAGGGACCATGTCGCCCGAGGCCTTCCTGGAGGAGGCTCAGATAATGAAGAGACTCCGCCATGACAAGCTGGTGCAGCTCTACGCCGTCGTATCTGAGGAGCCCATCTACATTATCACTGAGTTCATGAGCCAAG GAAGTTTGTTGGACTTCTTAAAAGACGGGGAGGGGCAGAGTCTTAAATTGCCTCAGCTGGTGGACATGGCTGCACAG ATTGCAGCTGGAATGGCGTACATCGAGAGGATGAACTACATCCACCGTGACCTGCGAGCAGCTAACATCCTTGTTGGAGAAAATCTGGTGTGCAAGATCGCTGACTTTGGCCTGGCGAGGCTCATCGAGGACAACGAGTACACAGCCAGACAAG GGGCGAAGTTCCCCATCAAGTGGACGGCTCCAGAAGCTGCTTTGTATGGACGCTTTACCATCAAGTCAGATGTCTGGAGCTTTGGCATCCTACTAACTGAACTCATCACGAAGGGGCGGGTGCCTTACCCAG GCATGAACAACCGTGAAGTGTTGGAGCAGGTGGAGCGGGGCTACAGGATGCCCTGTGCCCCGGGCAGCCCCGCCTCGCTCCATGAACTGATGGTGCAGTGCTGGAGGCGTGAGGCCGATGAGAGGCACACTTTTGAGTACCTGCAGTCCTTCCTGGAGGATTACTTCACCGCCACAGAGCCGCAGTACCAGCCCGGAGAAAACCTGTGA
- the yrk gene encoding tyrosine-protein kinase Fgr isoform X1 — MGCACCKQKKSTKVTVSTAVDVTDLSPSNADGGLSAALNQGRYCPDPTQTIPDFNRGFSSGIIFPNTNTNQRPGGGGVTLFIALYDYDARTEDDLTFQKGEKFQIINNTEGDWWEARSLDTGHSGYIPSNYVAPVDSIQAEEWYFGKMGRKDAERQLLGHGNQRGTFLIRESETTKGAYSLSIRDWDDNKGDHVKHYKIRKLDNGGYYITTRSQFDTVQQLVEHYTERAAGLCCRLIGNCKRGMPKLADLSVKTKDMWEIPRESLQLIKKLGNGQFGEVWMGMWNGTTKVAVKTLKPGTMSPEAFLEEAQIMKRLRHDKLVQLYAVVSEEPIYIITEFMSQGSLLDFLKDGEGQSLKLPQLVDMAAQIAAGMAYIERMNYIHRDLRAANILVGENLVCKIADFGLARLIEDNEYTARQGAKFPIKWTAPEAALYGRFTIKSDVWSFGILLTELITKGRVPYPGMNNREVLEQVERGYRMPCAPGSPASLHELMVQCWRREADERHTFEYLQSFLEDYFTATEPQYQPGENL, encoded by the exons ATGGGGTGTGCCTGTTGCAAGCAGAAGAAGTCCACCAAAGTAACAGTATCAACAGCAGTTGATGTTACAGATCTGTCTCCTAGCAACGCAGATGGAGGGTTGTCCGCGGCCTTGAATCAGGGCCGTTATTGTCCCGACCCCACTCAGACCATCCCAGACTTCAACAGAGGCTTTTCATCCGGCATCATCTTCCCTAACACCAACACAAACCAGCGGCCTGGAG gtgGTGGAGTCACTCTCTTTATAGCTCTGTATGACTACGACGCTCGCACTGAAGATGACCTTACTTTTCAGAAAGGAGAAAAATTCCAGATTATCAACAACAC aGAGGGTGACTGGTGGGAGGCTCGCTCTTTGGACACAGGCCACTCAGGTTACATCCCCTCTAACTACGTAGCTCCTGTCGACTCCATACAGGCCGAAga GTGGTATTTTGGGAAGATGGGGAGGAAGGATGCAGAGAGACAGCTGCTGGGCCATGGCAACCAGAGAGGGACTTTCCTCATACGAGAGAGCGAGACCACCAAGG GTGCTTACTCTCTGTCTATCCGTGACTGGGACGACAACAAGGGAGACCACGTCAAGCATTATAAGATCCGTAAACTAGATAATGGTGGCTACTACATCACCACGAGATCACAGTTTGACACGGTGCAGCAGCTGGTAGAGCActacacag agagaGCGGCGGGACTGTGCTGCCGTCTGATTGGCAACTGTAAGCGGGGCATGCCTAAGCTGGCCGACTTATCAGTGAAGACCAAGGATATGTGGGAGATTCCCCGCGAATCCCTCCAGCTGATTAAGAAACTGGGCAACGGCCAGTTTGGAGAAGTCTGGATGG GCATGTGGAACGGTACCACCAAGGTAGCTGTGAAGACTCTGAAGCCAGGGACCATGTCGCCCGAGGCCTTCCTGGAGGAGGCTCAGATAATGAAGAGACTCCGCCATGACAAGCTGGTGCAGCTCTACGCCGTCGTATCTGAGGAGCCCATCTACATTATCACTGAGTTCATGAGCCAAG GAAGTTTGTTGGACTTCTTAAAAGACGGGGAGGGGCAGAGTCTTAAATTGCCTCAGCTGGTGGACATGGCTGCACAG ATTGCAGCTGGAATGGCGTACATCGAGAGGATGAACTACATCCACCGTGACCTGCGAGCAGCTAACATCCTTGTTGGAGAAAATCTGGTGTGCAAGATCGCTGACTTTGGCCTGGCGAGGCTCATCGAGGACAACGAGTACACAGCCAGACAAG GGGCGAAGTTCCCCATCAAGTGGACGGCTCCAGAAGCTGCTTTGTATGGACGCTTTACCATCAAGTCAGATGTCTGGAGCTTTGGCATCCTACTAACTGAACTCATCACGAAGGGGCGGGTGCCTTACCCAG GCATGAACAACCGTGAAGTGTTGGAGCAGGTGGAGCGGGGCTACAGGATGCCCTGTGCCCCGGGCAGCCCCGCCTCGCTCCATGAACTGATGGTGCAGTGCTGGAGGCGTGAGGCCGATGAGAGGCACACTTTTGAGTACCTGCAGTCCTTCCTGGAGGATTACTTCACCGCCACAGAGCCGCAGTACCAGCCCGGAGAAAACCTGTGA